Proteins encoded within one genomic window of Trichoderma asperellum chromosome 2, complete sequence:
- a CDS encoding uncharacterized protein (TransMembrane:2 (o20-41i381-403o)), whose amino-acid sequence MAPKSRFTRLDAFTKTVDEARIRTTSGGIVTIVSLLVVLFLSWGEWSSYRRIVVHPELVVDKGRGERMDIHLNMTFPNMPCELLTLDVMDVSGEQQHGVAHGITKIRLQPPSRGGGVIESNSLAQLHEKAEHLNPDYCGGCYGATAPANAEKPGCCNTCDEVREAYAQASWAFGRGEGVEQCEREHYSERLDQQREEGCRIEGLLQVNKVVGNFHLAPGRSFSNGNMHVHDLKNYWDLPNGMKPHDFTHIIHSLRFGPQLPPEVIARMGRRVAWTNHHLNPLDGIHQETSDPNFNYMYFVKIVPTSYLPLGWEQKSAYASDGSVETHQYSVTSHKRSLMGGDDAKEGHAERLHSKGGIPGVFFSYDISPMKVINREERAKTFLGFLSGLCAIVGGTLTVAAAIDRGLFEGATRLKKLRSKDM is encoded by the exons ATGGCTCCCAAGTCGCGATTTACAAGGCTCGACGCCTTTACGAAGACGGTGGATGAGGCGCGGATCCGCACCACGAGCGGCGGAATCGTAACAATTGTGTCGTTGCTGGTTGTGCTGTTCCTGTCTTGGGGAGAATGGTCTTCGTATCGGCGCATCGTGGTCCACCCAGAGCTGGTTGTGGACAAAGGCAGAG GCGAGCGAATGGACATTCATCTTAACATGACCTTTCCCAACATGCCCTGCGAGCTGCTGACTCTGGACGTCATGGACGTTTCTggtgagcagcagcatggtgTCGCTCATGGTATTACCAAGATTCGTCTGCAGCCCCCCTCACGGGGCGGTGGCGTGATTGAGAGCAACTCGCTGGCCCAGCTGCATGAGAAGGCCGAGCACCTGAATCCCGACTACTGTGGTGGCTGTTACGGAGCTACTGCGCCGGCCAACGCTGAGAAGCCTGGCTGCTGCAATACCTGTGACGAGGTTCGAGAAGCTTATGCGCAGGCGTCGTGGGCCTTTGGCCGAGGCGAGGGTGTGGAGCAGTGCGAGAGGGAGCATTACTCGGAGCGATTGGACCAGCAAAGGGAAGAGGGTTGCCGTATTGAGGGCTTGTTGCAGGTCAACAAGGTCGTTGGAAACTTCCATCTTGCTCCCGGCCGAAGCTTCAGCAATGGTAACATGCACGTCCACGATCTCAAGAACTACTGGGACCTCCCCAATGGCATGAAGCCGCACGATTTCACTCATATCATCCACTCTCTGCGATTTGGACCACAGCTGCCACCAGAAGTTATTGCGAGAATGGGCCGCAGGGTTGCGTGGACCAACCACCACCTCAATCCTCTGGACGGAATCCACCAGGAAACCAGCGATCCCAACTttaactacatgtactttgtcAAGATTGTCCCCACCTCGTATCTTCCACTTGGCTGGGAGCAGAAGTCCGCCTACGCTTCTGATGGCAGTGTCGAGACACACCAGTATTCCGTTACAAGCCACAAACGAAGTCTGATGGGAGGTGATGATGCCAAGGAGGGTCACGCTGAAAGGCTGCACTCCAAGGGTGGTATTCCCGGCGTGTTCTTCTCATAT GACATCTCCCCTATGAAAGTTATTAACCGAGAAGAGCGGGCCAAGACCTTCCTTGGTTTTCTATCTGGACTTTGTGCGATTGTCGGCGGTACCCTGacggttgctgctgctatcgaCCGTGGCTTGTTCGAGGGTGCCACtaggctgaagaagcttcGATCTAAGGATATGTGA
- a CDS encoding uncharacterized protein (BUSCO:EOG092D3OYK), with amino-acid sequence MSTRPPSRVVFVGNIPYGLSEEQITDIFSSAGKVERFRLVYDSETGRPKGFGFADYPDTDSASSAVRNLNEYEIMGRKLRVDFSNEQKSTDDDSQTPGQNTGASNGGAASGYNTQSTPLPPLPAGKEIPPGLTCTDAISRTLNTLPPPQLLDILSQMKTLATSEPQRATELLQQAPQLAYAVFQSLLLMGLVSPEAIQSVVDPNAPPPPAANYPSGPIAGYPGIPVANHTPPVTAMPYAPPPANNTGYVPPAAAPPAAAPPAMGQDPDALMRAVMELPQAQIDMLPEADRQQIMALRATFAGQRR; translated from the exons ATGTCGACTAGACCTCCTTCAAGGGTCGTCTTTGTGGGAAACATCCCGTACG GCCTCTCTGAGGAGCAAATCACAGATATTTTCAGCAGCGCTGGAAAGGTAGAGCGCTTTCGCCTCGTCTACGACTCGGAAACTGGGCGGCCAAAAGGGTTCGGATTTGCAGACTATCCCGATACCG ACTCTGCTTCCTCGGCTGTCCGCAACCTAAACGAATATGAAATCATGGGCCGAAAGCTTCGAGTCGACTTTTCGAACGAGCAGAAGAGCACCGATGATGATAGCCAA ACACCTGGACAGAATACTGGTGCCTCAAATGGCGGCGCTGCTTCGGGATACAACACTCAGTCAACACCCCTTCCCCCACTCCCAGCTGGAAAAGAGATACCACCAGGCTTGACTTGCACCGATGCCATTTCAAGAACACTCAATACCTTGCCGCCACCCCAGCTATTAGATATCCTAAGTCAGATGAAGACTTTGGCCACATCAGAACCCCAGCGAGCGACAGAACTTCTTCAACAGGCCCCTCAGCTAGCCTATGCCGTCTTCCAGTCACTACTTTTGATGGGTCTTGTGTCTCCCGAGGCTATCCAGTCTGTAGTAGACCCGAACGCGCCACCTCCACCCGCCGCCAATTACCCATCGGGACCCATTGCTGGATATCCTGGCATCCCTGTCGCGAATCACACACCACCGGTCACCGCCATGCCGTATGCACCTCCTCCGGCAAATAATACGGGTTATGTTCCTCCAGCGGCGGCAccacctgcagcagctcctccagctaTGGGCCAAGATCCAGATGCTCTGATGCGAGCAGTCATGGAGCTTCCCCAGGCTCAGATTGACATGCTTCCAGAGGCTGATAGGCAGCAAATTATGGCTCTCAGGGCTACGTTTGCTGGCCAGCGACGCTAA
- a CDS encoding uncharacterized protein (TransMembrane:2 (i756-780o792-813i)) — MSSSNPFDPQGRAAPSAAARAASSPGPTSQPASLPQRPPKKRKGHRGGKKKRSRRKSFAILHDDSHDELGESSGNGFYKVAQANLSGTSIDSEALLDHREQHPMRVRRSSTIVGPGSFQNPFSSISASRLRSMQTAQSGDESPAGRWDESSPLLAEAARRPGSQQGVSSYGASDSRLNRNRSRRTSSASSRARLKTAFSTKDKYDVNHPPSIPGSPTFGPTDGMDLNFGDVMIRDELAMESGDEALSEAGQGREHRPDMEMRLPPEASGDVCFPGPGMSDMGDDEIRYETQRYRTRRRRGRWPDLSVLEDWMRYEKEDRSDERRVKKITEPQLINGRLRPVRKGWFQTDEEAPYRFTYFNEEFQSTVHSQTISELVQQGSDFQELFIPEPRVLSSDEESESEDIVSQPSKARYSAEGFEGDTKPSTRQASFDNRRDDFMSPLARGETNTSSRSASLRGGNKSPDNHLAPKTSNTEVPKVSEKPVRYGERPVWWLDILCPTEDEMKVLAKAFGIHPLTAEDVMLQEAREKVELFRHYYFVNYRTFDQDIHSENFLEPVNMYVIVFREGVLSFHFSPTPHPANVRRRIRQLRDYLILSSDWISYAIIDDITDVFQPLIQNIEDEVDEIDEAILQLHTSSDKRLQDEKSTKLDDSTTIADSSGDMLRRVGDCRKRVMSLYRLLGNKADVIKGFAKRCNERWEVAPRSEIGLYLGDIQDHIVTMTSNLSHYEKILARSHGNYLAQINIRMNERQEQTADVLGKLTVLGTIVLPMNIITGLWGMNVWVPGQDIEGDLTWFICITAGLLVFGLACYWIAKRVYNIV, encoded by the exons ATGTCCAGCAGCAATCCCTTTGATCCACAGGGCAGGGCAGCTCCCTCAGCCGCTGCCAGAGCTGCATCGTCACCTGGGCCGACGTCGCAGCCCGCCAGCCTGCCGCAACGCccgccgaagaagagaaagggcCATCGcggcggcaagaagaagcgatcGAGGCGGAAGAGCTTCGCGATACTTCATGATGACAGCCACGATGAACTGGGCGAGTCGTCGGGAAATGGATTCTACAAGGTGGCGCAGGCCAACCTCAGCGGCACGAGCATAGACAGCGAAGCGCTACTGGACCACAG GGAACAGCATCCGATGCGTGTGCGGCGGTCGTCAACGATCGTAGGGCCTGGGTCCTTTCAGAACCCCTTCTCGTCGATCAGCGCCAGTCGCCTTCGGTCGATGCAGACGGCCCAAAGCGGCGACGAAAGCCCTGCCGGTCGATGGGACGAGAGTTCTCCGCTATTAGCAGAGGCAGCAAGGCGCCCGGGATCGCAGCAGGGCGTCTCCAGCTACGGCGCAAGCGATTCACGCCTGAACCGAAATCGAAGTCGCAGGACCTCTAGTGCATCTTCGAGGGCAAGGCTCAAGACAGCTTTCAGCACAAAAGACAAGTACGATGTCAACCACCCACCCTCTATTCCTGGCTCCCCGACTTTTGGTCCGACGGATGGGATGGACTTGAACTTTGGCGATGTCATGATAAGAGATGAGCTCGCCATGGAGAGCGGCGACGAGGCGCTCTCGGAAGCCGGGCAGGGTCGTGAACATCGACCTGATATGGAAATGAGGCTACCACCTGAAGCTTCCGGCGACGTTTGCTTCCCTGGGCCCGGCATGTCCGATATGGGCGATGATGAGATCAGATATGAGACTCAGCGGTACAGAACACGTCGTCGCCGTGGTCGGTGGCCAGACCTGTCTGTGTTAGAAGACTGGATGCGCTACGAAAAGGAAGATCGCAGCGATGAGCGGCGAGTCAAGAAAATCACTGAACCACAGCTCATCAACGGTCGTCTGCGGCCGGTTCGAAAAGGCTGGTTTCAGACCGATGAAGAAGCGCCTTACAGATTTACCTATTTCAACGAAGAATTCCAGAGCACAGTCCACAGCCAGACCATCTCAGAGCTCGTTCAGCAAGGCAGCGATTTCCAGGAATTATTCATTCCCGAGCCGCGCGTATTGTCGTCTGACGAGGAGAGTGAATCGGAGGACATCGTCTCCCAGCCATCCAAAGCGCGATATTCCGCAGAAGGCTTCGAAGGCGATACAAAGCCTTCTACGCGGCAAGCCTCTTTTGACAATAGGAGAGATGACTTTATGTCACCGCTTGCTCGAGGTGAAACCAATACTAGTTCAAGGTCCGCCTCCCTTCGTGGTGGAAACAAATCCCCCGATAATCATCTTGCGCCAAAGACTAGTAACACAGAAGTGCCGAAAGTTTCTGAAAAGCCGGTTAGATATGGGGAGAGACCGGTGTGGTGGCTTGACATACTCTGCCCGACTGAGGACGAGATGAAGGTCCTAGCAAAAGCCTTTGGCATCCATCCCCTAACGGCGGAAGATGTCATGCTACAAGAGGCTCGTGAAAAGGTCGAGCTGTTTCGACATTATTACTTTGTCAATTACCGCACTTTTGACCAGGACATCCACAGCGAAAACTTTCTGGAGCCCGTCAACATGTACGTCATCGTCTTCCGCGAGGGAGTTTTGAGCTTTCATTTTTCGCCCACTCCACATCCGGCCAATGTCCGTCGGCGAATACGGCAACTGAGGGACTATCTGATCCTTTCCTCCGATTGGATCTCATATGCTATTATTGACGATATTACCGACGTCTTCCAGCCTCTCATTCAGAATATCGAGGATGAGGTTGACGAAATCGACGAGGCTATTTTGCAGCTGCACACATCGTCAGATAAGCGACTGCAGGATGAAAAATCTACAAAACTCGACGACAGTACGACCATTGCAGATTCGAGCGGTGACATGCTTCGACGTGTTGGAGATTGTCGAAAACGGGTCATGAGTCTATACCGGTTACTGGGCAACAAGGCGGATGTCATCAAGGGATTCGCAAAGCGCTGTAACGAGCGATGGGAGGTTGCTCCAAGGTCAGAAATTGGCTTATATCTTGGCGATATTCAGGATCATATTGTGACTATGACCTCCAATCTTAGTCACTATGAAAA GATACTGGCTCGATCTCACGGTAATTACCTCGCACAGATCAATATTCGTATGAATGAGCGACAAGAGCAGACCGCCGACGTGCTCGGCAAGCTCACAGTCCTGGGAACCATTGTTCTTCCCATGAACATCATCACCGGTCTCTGGGGAATGAATGTCTGGGTACCCGGGCAAGACATTGAAGGTGACCTAACTTGGTTTATATGCATCACCGCCGGCTTGCTTGTTTTCGGGCTGGCGTGCTATTGGATTGCGAAGAGGGTGTATAACATTGTTTGA
- a CDS encoding uncharacterized protein (TransMembrane:3 (o310-328i362-381o387-407i)) — protein sequence MPAGSQDSAKRKRASTGDKATKVAKRRRSSNEEAEDPGAKILLMEQGILESKKNYNDIAKLLSIASRYEDAEEESTLAAVALCRIFLRLLAQGSLVAKKNLSEKESVVFGWLKDQYSQYKALLQDMLKDEDLAVTALTLSMRTLKAEGEHLHNKEEYTFPQAFLEGIVAVLITSDSDEARKAFLESYVEEYDDIRYYTFKSVKTILERLDKDDIPDSLFDRAFALLSALDGVPQSAEELEDFYIPRPQKKSHNLRSVIQHKRQGQDAWLAILSIVQSKDERKRILSVISTNIAPWFTRPELLSDFLTSCYNAGGSMSLLALSGVFYLIQERNLDYPSFYPKLYSLLDKDILHSKHRSRFFRLLDTFLGSTHLPAALVASFVKRLTRLSLNAPPSAIATVIPWIYNLLKRHPTCTFMIHRVVQDPELKKHIQDNGADDPFNPKETDPIETGAIDSCLWELVQLQSHYHPNVATIAKIISEQFTKQSYNMEDFLDHSYASLLDAEIAKDIKKAPVVEFHIPKRVFLPQDEPATNPDSLLVKLWDFGGAANGVAAA from the exons ATGCCTGCAGGCTCTCAGGACAGCGCAAAGCGCAAAAGGGCTTCCACAGGCGACAAGGCCACCAAAGTCGCCAAGAGACGACGTTCATCAAATGAGGAGGCCGAAGACCCAGGCGCAAAGATTCTCCTCATGGAGCAGGGCATCCTGGAATCCAAGAAAAACTATAATGACATTGCCAAACTTCTCAGCATCGCCAGCCGCTACGAAGATGCAGAGGAAGAGTCAACACTGGCCGCGGTGGCTTTATGTCGGATTTTCCTGAGATTGCTGGCCCAAGGCTCTCTCGTCGCCAAGAAAAACCTATCAGAGAAAGAATCTGTCGTCTTCGGCTGGTTGAAAGACCAATATTCCCAGTACAAGGCGCTCCTGCAAGATATGCTAAAAGATGAAGATCTTGCAGTGACTGCACTCACTCTCTCCATGAGAACCCTGAAGGCAGAGGGAGAGCATCTTCACAATAAGGAAGAATACACATTTCCTCAAGCTTTCTTGGAGGGCATTGTTGCTGTTTTGATTACGTCGGATAGCGATGAGGCGAGAAAGGCGTTTCTCGAGTCATACGTGGAAGAGTACGACGATATTCGATACTACACATTCAAATCAGTAAA GACAATTCTGGAGCGATTAGATAAGGATGATATTCCAGACAGCTTATTCGACCGggcctttgctttgctaTCGGCTCTGGATGGCGTCCCCCAGTCCGCCGAGGAGCTTGAGGACTTTTACATCCCACGTCCTCAAAAGAAATCTCACAATCTGAGATCGGTAATCCAACACAAGCGACAGGGGCAAGACGCCTGGTTAGCCATACTGAGTATTGTCCAAAGCAAAGATGAACGGAAACGCATCCTCAGCGTCATATCCACAAACATCGCCCCGTGGTTTACCAGACCCGAACTTCTATCCGACTTCCTCACCAGCTGTTACAACGCAGGCGGCTCCATGTCCCTATTAGCTCTGTCCGGTGTCTTTTATCTCATTCAAGAGCGGAATCTAGACTACCCATCATTTTATCCCAAACTCTACTCACTCCTCGACAAGGATATCCTTCACTCCAAGCATCGCTCTCGCTTTTTCCGTCTCTTGGATACTTTCCTTGGCTCGACTCATCTTCCCGCTGCTCTTGTTGCCAGCTTTGTCAAGAGACTTACTCGACTCTCATTAAATGCACCCCCAAGCGCCATTGCGACTGTCATCCCTTGGATTTACAACCTCTTGAAACGTCACCCGACCTGCACATTCATGATCCATCGAGTTGTGCAAGACCCGGAACTGAAGAAACACATCCAAGACAATGGCGCCGATGACCCCTTCAACCCCAAGGAGACGGATCCCATCGAGACCGGCGCAATTGACAGTTGCCTTTGGGAGCTTGTTCAGCTACAGTCGCACTATCATCCAAATGTCGCAACCATTGCAAAGATCATCTCCGAGCAGTTCACCAAGCAGTCATATAACATGGAAGATTTCCTCGATCACTCTTATGCCAGT TTGCTCGATGCAGAGATTGCGAAGGATATCAAGAAAGCCCCAGTGGTGGAATTCCATATCCCCAAGAGGGTTTTCTTGCCCCAAGACGAGCCTGCCACCAACCCAGACAGCCTGTTGGTGAAGCTGTGGGACTTTGGAGGGGCAGCGAATGGTGTTGCGGCTGCATAA
- the ATP3 gene encoding atp3 gamma subunit of the F1 sector of mitochondrial F1F0 ATP synthase (BUSCO:EOG092D4GQ5): MTRPRYPVRNHLTMASRLVRSAVGAPLLRSSISRRAAPAISAAAVRYSSNVPAEEPKKKAQSIIDALPGSNLISKTAFLSGAAGLSVYALSNEYYVMNEETVVAVCLLAVWTGLLKYGGPAYKEWAEAQNEKIKNILNSARADHTEAVKTRIEDVKQMSGVVDITKALFEVSKETAKLEAEAFELEQKTALAAEAKAVLDSWVRYEGQVKQRQQKELAASIIAKVQKELENPKVLQQILQQSVADVEKIVSSAK; this comes from the exons ATGACAAGGCCGAGATACCCCGTCCGAAATCACCTCACAATGGCGTCTCGCTTGGTACGAAGCGCTGTCG GCGCTCCCCTCCTCCGATCCTCCATCTCCCGCCGAGCGGCCCCTGCGatctctgctgccgctgtgcGATACTCCAGCAACGTCCCCGCCGAggagcccaagaagaaggcccagAGCATCATCGATGCCCTTCCCGGCAGCAACCTGATCAGCAAGACCGCCTTCCTCAGCGGTGCTGCCGGTCTCAGCGTCTACGCCCTCAGCAATGAGTACTACGTCATGAACGAGGAGACTGTCGTGGCTGTCTGCTTGTTGGCTGTCTGGACTGGTCTGCTCAAGTACGGTGGCCCTGCCTACAAGGAGTGGGCTGAGGCTCAGAACGAGAAGATCAAGAACATCCTCAACAGCGCCCGCGCTGACCACACCGAGGCCGTCAAGACCCGCATTGAGGACGTCAAGCAGATGAGCGGCGTTGTTGACATCACCAAGGCCCTCTTCGAGGTCTCCAAG GAGACTGCCAagcttgaggctgaggcttTCGAGCTCGAGCAGAAGACTGCTCTGGCtgccgaggccaaggctgtCCTCGACTCCTGGGTCCGCTACGAGGGCCAGGTtaagcagcgacagcagaaGGAGCTGGCTGCTTCTATCATCGCCAAGGTCCAGAAGGAGCTCGAGAACCCCAAGGTCCTGCAGCAGATTCTGCAGCAGAGCGTCGCTGACGTTGAGA AGATCGTTTCTTCTGCCAAATAG
- a CDS encoding uncharacterized protein (EggNog:ENOG41~TransMembrane:2 (o341-359i568-587o)), with product MADADDYLQEGFDPRSVTVPRLRSILVTHNVEYPATAKKPQLVELVEEHVLPQIPKLRAQRARAKRSSMGIVNAGSAEDNGAWDDHDLKPTPSKPRRSASPRKASNKIKREEDEPAQTPVKSQPKRSSRTASRSVSRQSSHYEEDEAPQYEAPRSTRRSQSQRSATPKIKDEPEVEEDTPISSHYTSTPVAATPYAPTPYYSALKSAAPPSTISTVSAAPYEEEEESVFSDDNPFQRGSPAIKTPSRRRPGFEEILRSEKPGSRRRQDEFIEPLSIERPSTTARSQGLSSSKLRHRTPDWSMDPGEEFTPDAQLELEEAARRGEAEIVPRRHSKPARKTNLRTPFFVLFISLLGVYLAWYRQEKIAVGYCGLGRPATEIIPPDLPVPDFIIPFVEPQCEPCPSHAYCYEDFSVRCHSDFVLKPHPLSFGGLVPLPPTCEPDGEKARRVQAVADKAIEELRERRAKYECGELVDESGAQVGSPAIAEEELKSTVSRKRSKRLNSDEFEDLWVAAIGEITTREEVIVEIATTTSSGPSGLSNRKLSSSSLARLPITCALKRSVRLGLARYRLPIGLLMSVVLAVFYLRARYRQHLLYSAQVPALVDLVLDRLANQKELGAEEIDDPWLFLPNLRDDVLRSVHKVAERERIWQRVKKVVEQNSNVRTGQREGRSGEVGRAWEWIGPINGEGARRRRMSGRWTRDLAADSPATAVESKKWTEGRPIY from the exons ATGGCCGACGCAGACGACTATCTCCAAGAGGGCTTCGACCCGCGCAGCGTTACCGTTCCGCGACTGCGCTCGATCCTCGTTACGCACAACGTCGAGTATCCCGCCACTGCGAAAAAGCCCCAGCTAGTCGAGCTCGTTGAGGAGCATGTTCTGCCGCAGATCCCGAAGCTGCGCGCTCAACGCGCCCGCGCCAAGCGGTCCAGCATGGGCATCGTGAATGCGGGCAGTGCCGAGGACAACGGCGCATGGGACGACCACGACTTGAAGCCTACGCCGTCCAAGCCGCGTCGATCAGCATCGCCTCGAAAGGCCTCGAACAAGATCAAGCGCGAAGAGGATGAGCCAGCGCAGACGCCCGTCAAAAGCCAGCCGAAGCGCAGTTCGCGAACCGCCAGCCGCTCAGTGAGCCGACAGTCATCGCACtatgaagaggacgaggcgcCCCAGTATGAAGCGCCCAGGTCAACGCGCCGCTCTCAGTCTCAGAGATCTGCAACACCGAAAATCAAGGACGAGCCGGAAGTAGAGGAAGACACGCCCATCTCATCCCATTACACTTCCACTCCGGTCGCTGCGACGCCCTACGCCCCTACGCCCTATTACAGTGCGCTGAAATCTGCTGCGCCGCCATCTACTATTTCTACTGTTTCTGCTGCTCCctacgaggaagaagaagagagcgtCTTTAGTGATGATAATCCATTCCAGAGGGGCTCTCCCGCCATCAAGACACCGAGCCGGAGACGACCGGGTTTCGAGGAGATCCTTAGAAGCGAAAAGCCTGGCTCCCGAAGACGTCAGGATGAGTTCATCGAGCCTTTATCCATCGAACGGCCGTCCACCACTGCGAGATCTCAGGGACTGTCTTCTTCTAAGTTGAGGCACAGAACGCCAGATTGGTCAATGGATCCCGGCGAGGAATTTACGCCTGATGCGCAGCTGGAGCTCGAGGAGGCAGCCAGGAGGGGAGAGGCCGAGATTGTGCCCAGGAGGCACTCTAAGCCTGCCCGCAAGACAAACCTGAGGACACCCTTCTTCGTCCTCTTTATCTCTCTGCTCGGCGTCTACTTAGCCTGGTATCGACAGGAAAAGATTGCCGTTGGCTACTGCGGGCTCGGTCGACCAGCGACAGAGATCATTCCCCCCGATCTTCCAGTGCCCGATTTTATAATTCCATTCGTGGAGCCTCAGTGCGAGCCATGCCCTTCGCACGCCTACTGCTACGAGGACTTTTCCGTTCGCTGCCACAGCGACTTCGTCCTTAAGCCCCACCCTCTGTCTTTTGGCGGGCTTGTCCCACTTCCACCCACCTGCGAGCCGGATGGCGAGAAGGCCCGCCGAGTCCAGGCAGTTGCCGATAAGGCCATTGAAGAGCTTCGCGAGCGCCGCGCCAAATATGAATGTGGCGAGTTGGTCGATGAGTCTGGCGCCCAAGTTGGCTCTCCAGccattgctgaagaagagctcaagTCGACCGTGAGCAGGAAGCGCAGCAAGAGGCTGAACAGTGACGAATTCGAAGATCTTTGGGTGGCTGCCATTGGTGAAATCACCACTCGCGAAGAAGTGATTGTGGAGATCGCAACGACTAC ATCGTCCGGTCCCTCAGGCCTTTCAAACCGCAAGCTATCGTCCAGCTCTCTCGCTCGCCTTCCGATCACCTGTGCGCTCAAGCGCTCCGTCCGCCTCGGGTTGGCAAGATATCGACTCCCAATTGGACTTTTAATGTCCGTCGTGCTGGCCGTTTTCTACCTGCGGGCTCGATACCGCCAACACTTGCTGTATTCGGCGCAAGTTCCGGCTTTGGTCGACTTGGTCTTGGACCGACTGGCTAATCAGAAGGAGCTGGGCGCCGAAGAGATAGATGATCCCTGGTTGTTTTTGCCCAATCTGAGAGATGATGTGCTTCGCTCCGTTCATAAGGTGgctgagagagaaagaatttgGCAAAGAGTTAAGAAAGTCGTTGAGCAGAACAGCAATGTTCGTACCGGCCAACGAGAAGGCAGGAGTGGCGAGGTTGGCCGAGCCTGGGAATGGATTGGCCCTATTAACGGCGAGGGAGCCCGCAGAAGGCGGATGAGTGGTAGATGGACGCGAGATCTGGCTGCTGACTCACCGGCCACAGCGGTGGAGAGCAAGAAGTGGACAGAAGGAAGGCCAATTTATTAG